One window of bacterium genomic DNA carries:
- a CDS encoding competence/damage-inducible protein A: MIRMNAEILSIGDELLIGQVVNTNASWLGEQFNLLGITVARITAVGDDHEVLLAAFRRAWEEMDIVIATGGLGPTHDDVTRAAFCDFFDTTLVHNADVLTDIERLFADRRRPLTAVNRDQAMVPQAARVMRNSEGTAPGYHLQKNGKHFFVTPGVPYEMHAMFAQHVAPALRDSVQGARASVTLLTTGIPESSLADLLKGVDTRHRDVRVAFLPSPLGVRIRLTARAADETGAGAALREVRDFVTSRAEEYLFGSGTQTLEEVVEALLVERGQSLAVAESCTGGLIADKLTNVPGSSTCFERGVVTYSNESKTQLLGVPAELIETHGAVSREVAEAMAQGIRRSAGTDIGIATTGVAGPSGGSAEKPVGLVWIAVSSPEGTVAQDFYFGEHRMRTKLRAAQTALDLVRRQLLAFPPIPSIMTETS; this comes from the coding sequence ATGATCAGGATGAACGCGGAAATCCTTTCTATCGGTGATGAATTGTTGATCGGCCAGGTCGTAAACACCAATGCGTCCTGGCTGGGTGAGCAATTCAATCTCCTCGGAATCACGGTTGCTCGCATCACGGCCGTCGGGGATGATCATGAAGTGCTTCTCGCTGCGTTCCGCAGGGCATGGGAGGAAATGGATATTGTCATTGCGACCGGGGGACTCGGTCCGACACACGACGACGTGACGCGGGCGGCATTCTGTGATTTCTTTGATACCACACTCGTGCACAATGCGGATGTCCTCACCGATATCGAACGGCTCTTCGCTGATCGGCGGCGTCCCCTTACGGCAGTCAACCGCGACCAGGCCATGGTTCCGCAGGCCGCACGGGTGATGCGCAACAGTGAGGGAACGGCACCGGGGTACCATCTGCAGAAGAACGGCAAGCACTTCTTCGTCACACCCGGCGTGCCTTACGAAATGCATGCGATGTTTGCGCAACATGTTGCCCCTGCCCTGCGTGATTCGGTACAGGGTGCACGCGCTTCCGTGACGCTGCTCACAACCGGGATACCCGAAAGTTCACTGGCAGACCTCCTGAAGGGGGTGGACACCAGACACCGAGATGTGCGCGTCGCCTTCCTTCCCTCCCCGCTCGGGGTCCGCATCCGGCTGACCGCCCGCGCTGCCGACGAGACTGGAGCCGGGGCAGCACTCCGGGAAGTTCGCGACTTTGTCACCTCCCGGGCGGAAGAATACCTGTTCGGCAGCGGCACGCAGACACTGGAGGAGGTGGTGGAGGCCCTGCTCGTTGAGCGGGGGCAGTCACTGGCTGTTGCCGAGTCGTGCACCGGCGGACTCATCGCCGACAAGCTCACAAATGTTCCCGGCAGTTCCACCTGCTTCGAACGCGGCGTGGTCACCTACAGCAACGAAAGCAAAACGCAGCTGCTCGGCGTGCCCGCAGAGCTGATCGAAACGCACGGCGCCGTCAGCCGGGAAGTGGCCGAGGCCATGGCGCAGGGCATTCGCCGCAGTGCGGGAACCGACATCGGTATCGCCACCACCGGAGTCGCGGGTCCCTCAGGCGGCAGCGCGGAAAAACCGGTAGGGCTCGTCTGGATTGCGGTCAGCAGCCCGGAGGGCACTGTGGCGCAGGACTTTTATTTCGGTGAGCATCGTATGCGAACCAAACTTCGGGCGGCGCAGACAGCGCTGGATCTCGTGCGCAGACAATTACTCGCATTTCCCCCGATACCATCGATAATGACGGAAACATCATGA
- the pyrR gene encoding bifunctional pyr operon transcriptional regulator/uracil phosphoribosyltransferase PyrR translates to MKILQNIIDEHGFDRMLSRLAHEILERNQGTEDLAIIGVRTRGEFVARRLAERIRDIEGSMPDLGVLDITLYRDDVRQHLRQPEVKSTEITFDIADKHVILVDDVLFTGRTVRAALNALMDIGRTRSIQLVVLVDRGHRELPIRADFIGKNVTTSRGQEIHVRLREVDDHDAIDLVSIED, encoded by the coding sequence ATGAAAATCTTACAGAACATCATCGACGAACACGGTTTCGACCGCATGCTTTCCAGGCTTGCGCATGAAATCCTCGAGCGCAACCAGGGTACGGAAGACCTCGCCATCATCGGTGTGCGTACACGTGGTGAATTCGTCGCCCGCCGGCTCGCGGAACGCATCCGCGACATCGAAGGCAGTATGCCTGATCTCGGCGTGCTCGATATCACATTGTACCGTGACGACGTGCGGCAGCACCTTCGCCAACCGGAAGTGAAGTCCACCGAAATCACCTTCGATATCGCCGACAAGCATGTCATCCTGGTCGATGACGTGCTCTTCACCGGCCGTACCGTACGGGCGGCGCTCAACGCGTTGATGGACATCGGTCGCACACGCAGCATACAGCTCGTGGTGCTCGTTGATCGTGGCCATCGCGAGCTGCCGATCCGTGCCGATTTCATCGGCAAGAACGTCACGACCTCCCGTGGACAGGAAATTCATGTCCGCCTTCGCGAAGTGGATGACCACGACGCGATCGATCTCGTATCCATCGAAGATTAA
- a CDS encoding aspartate carbamoyltransferase catalytic subunit — MSSLSIQHLLGLQNVPKEDITLILDSTDSFLEILDRPIKKVPTLQGKTVVNLFFENSTRTRISFELAERRLSADVVNFAAASSSVKKGETLLDTARNIEAMKVDIVVMRHSAAGAGHFLSERCTSKFINAGDGAHEHPTQALLDMCTIRQKHGTLEGLNVSIIGDIAHSRVARSNIYGLLSMGANVAVCGPPSMIPYDLEQLGVRVFSDVDAALDFSDVINVLRIQLERDAGADFPSLREYHNAFGVTRRRLDKLGREITVLHPGPINRGVEIESEVADGPYSVILPQVTNGVAIRMAVLYLIGTRAE; from the coding sequence ATGTCATCGCTTAGCATTCAGCATCTGCTCGGTCTGCAGAATGTCCCGAAGGAAGACATCACCCTCATTCTCGACAGTACGGATTCCTTCCTCGAGATTCTGGACCGGCCCATCAAGAAAGTGCCCACCCTGCAGGGAAAAACGGTGGTGAACCTGTTCTTTGAGAACAGTACACGCACGCGTATTTCCTTTGAACTCGCCGAACGACGGCTTTCGGCCGATGTCGTAAACTTCGCGGCGGCCAGCAGCAGTGTAAAAAAAGGAGAAACGCTGCTCGACACCGCCAGGAACATCGAGGCCATGAAAGTTGACATCGTCGTCATGCGGCACAGTGCCGCGGGCGCCGGACATTTCCTCAGCGAACGCTGCACGAGCAAGTTCATCAACGCGGGAGACGGCGCACACGAACATCCGACACAGGCCCTGCTCGACATGTGTACTATCCGCCAGAAGCACGGGACGCTGGAAGGACTCAATGTCTCCATCATCGGTGACATCGCGCATTCCCGTGTGGCGCGCTCGAATATCTATGGACTGCTGAGCATGGGCGCCAACGTCGCCGTCTGCGGTCCCCCGAGCATGATCCCGTACGACCTCGAGCAGCTTGGCGTGCGCGTCTTTTCCGACGTTGACGCCGCTCTCGATTTCAGCGACGTCATCAACGTCCTGCGTATCCAGCTCGAACGCGACGCGGGTGCGGACTTCCCCTCGCTGCGCGAATACCACAACGCCTTCGGCGTCACACGCCGCCGGCTCGACAAGCTGGGACGTGAAATCACCGTCCTGCACCCCGGTCCCATCAACCGCGGTGTCGAAATTGAATCGGAAGTGGCCGATGGGCCATATTCCGTTATCCTTCCCCAGGTCACCAACGGTGTGGCCATTCGAATGGCAGTCCTCTATCTCATTGGAACCAGAGCGGAGTAA
- a CDS encoding dihydroorotase gives MASFVFKNAHIVDPVTGLDAVKDVHVIDEHIENIGENISASGAEEIDLGGAHVVPGLCDMHVHFREPGFEHKEDIRSGAASAAAGGFTAAACMPNTDPVIDTASVVSFIYDKARGLAVDVYPIAAITKGRKGEAIAPMVELREAGAVGFSDDGSPVYNTKILRTALEYGSMFNVPIIQHAEDPHLFTGGAMNESIVSTELGLPPISRLSEDAVVMRDIMFTEYVNGRYHLAHMSTSGSAEAVRGAKARGLNVTSEVAPHHFSLTDEEVRSYDTNVKMNPPLRRMEDVIAMKEALKDGTADAIATDHAPHAGFEKEVEFTYAPFGIIGLETAVGLSITELLLENWLTLPQLIEKLSTNPRRILGLPEIRIEAGAKANLSFLDIARQWTVDVNTFKSKSRNSPYNGRTLTGKALGIYNNGQLILER, from the coding sequence ATGGCATCGTTTGTCTTCAAAAACGCCCATATCGTCGATCCCGTCACCGGACTCGATGCAGTCAAGGATGTGCATGTCATAGACGAGCACATCGAGAATATCGGCGAAAACATCTCCGCCAGCGGTGCCGAGGAAATCGATCTCGGCGGCGCCCATGTCGTTCCCGGTCTCTGCGATATGCACGTGCACTTTCGCGAGCCCGGTTTTGAACACAAGGAGGACATTCGCAGCGGAGCAGCGTCCGCCGCCGCAGGTGGATTCACGGCTGCAGCGTGCATGCCCAATACCGATCCCGTGATCGATACGGCGTCGGTTGTGAGTTTCATCTATGACAAGGCCAGGGGACTTGCGGTGGATGTCTATCCCATCGCTGCGATTACCAAGGGACGCAAGGGCGAAGCCATCGCGCCGATGGTGGAACTGCGTGAGGCCGGCGCTGTCGGCTTTTCCGACGACGGATCTCCGGTGTACAACACGAAAATCCTCCGCACTGCCCTTGAATACGGTTCCATGTTCAATGTCCCGATCATCCAGCATGCCGAAGATCCTCACCTGTTCACCGGCGGCGCGATGAATGAGAGCATCGTCTCGACGGAACTCGGTCTGCCGCCGATATCCCGCCTGTCTGAGGACGCGGTGGTGATGCGCGATATCATGTTCACCGAGTACGTCAACGGACGCTACCATCTCGCGCATATGAGCACGAGCGGCTCGGCCGAGGCGGTCCGGGGCGCAAAAGCCAGGGGCCTCAATGTCACGAGCGAAGTCGCCCCGCATCACTTCTCCCTTACGGACGAGGAAGTGCGCTCCTACGATACCAACGTCAAGATGAATCCCCCGCTTCGACGGATGGAGGATGTCATCGCTATGAAGGAAGCGCTCAAGGACGGCACGGCAGACGCCATCGCCACCGACCATGCACCGCATGCGGGATTCGAGAAGGAAGTGGAATTCACATACGCGCCCTTTGGCATTATCGGACTGGAAACAGCGGTGGGGCTTTCGATCACCGAGCTGCTGCTCGAAAACTGGCTGACACTGCCGCAGCTCATTGAAAAGCTGTCAACGAATCCCCGACGCATACTCGGACTCCCTGAAATCCGCATCGAGGCAGGCGCAAAAGCAAACCTGAGCTTCCTGGATATCGCCAGGCAGTGGACCGTTGACGTCAATACCTTCAAGTCGAAATCCCGCAACAGTCCTTACAACGGAAGGACGCTCACGGGCAAGGCACTGGGTATTTACAATAACGGTCAGCTGATTCTCGAGCGCTGA
- a CDS encoding glycosyltransferase: MSVSTPDISIVVVSYNVRDLLENCLYSLYSALEGISHEIFVVDNDSTDATVDMVRQRFPDVEMIASQENLGFARGNNLALARARGKYLLLLNPDTLVQEDSITAMLDFFRENADVGMATCKIIKPDGSLEPGCRRSFPSPWVSFTKLAGLSSLFPHSSLFARYNLTYLSEDETYEVDAISGSFMMLRREVYEEIGGLDESYFMYGEDLDWCYRTQKAGWKLYYVHSTKIIHYGGESTKRSSIDATAEFYRAMQVFAKNNLGLSPVWRILIEAGIKLRLLFSRSHYAVERTMPLLADAVTTILAMMAAELLRFGGLFRFPDYAYPTVYIAVVAIMWTGMFIAGSYTREQHRIVRSGLGVLLAFLILSSLTYFFKDWQFSRMVVLIAGGLNLALIPGRRILAGIFSPGMREQPVTGRRTLLVGRNEESLEVLNKLKSLDNQSYDIVGLIDLHRREIGNRYFGVEVIGSVENIGKVIDENNVTDVIIGPGVLSYTAILSMISRTRGKAVHYRIVPRTKEFIIGKARVDQLTSVPLLDFEYNLMKSSNRFFKRLMDIALSFPGILLIYPFTALLTDKQNPGAAARFVLGLPSVLRGTKSLVGYDPDHADTLPEVYLGKPGLTGLAQLRGKTLSEDEILSSVIQYVRDYSVFLDMEILIRTLMLSFMRRNKTR; encoded by the coding sequence GTGTCGGTGAGCACTCCGGATATCTCCATCGTTGTCGTCAGTTATAACGTCCGCGATCTCCTGGAAAATTGCCTCTATTCGCTGTATTCGGCGCTGGAGGGGATTTCCCATGAGATTTTCGTCGTGGATAACGACAGTACCGACGCAACGGTCGACATGGTGCGGCAGCGATTCCCGGACGTGGAGATGATCGCCAGCCAGGAAAACCTCGGCTTCGCAAGAGGAAACAACCTCGCGCTCGCTCGTGCACGGGGGAAATACCTTCTGCTGCTCAATCCCGACACCCTGGTACAGGAAGACAGCATCACCGCGATGCTGGACTTCTTCAGGGAAAACGCCGATGTGGGCATGGCGACATGCAAGATCATCAAACCCGATGGCAGCCTTGAACCCGGATGCCGGCGCAGCTTTCCTTCCCCCTGGGTCTCGTTCACAAAACTTGCCGGACTCAGTTCCCTCTTCCCGCATTCCTCACTGTTCGCACGTTACAACCTGACCTACCTCAGCGAGGATGAAACCTATGAAGTCGATGCCATTTCCGGATCCTTCATGATGCTCCGGCGGGAGGTTTATGAAGAGATCGGAGGACTCGACGAAAGCTACTTCATGTACGGCGAAGATCTCGACTGGTGTTATCGAACACAGAAGGCCGGGTGGAAACTCTACTACGTGCACAGCACGAAGATCATTCACTACGGCGGAGAAAGCACCAAACGCAGCAGTATCGATGCAACAGCTGAATTCTACCGCGCAATGCAGGTGTTCGCCAAAAACAACCTTGGGCTCTCTCCCGTCTGGCGTATCCTGATTGAGGCCGGCATCAAATTGCGCCTGCTGTTCAGCCGTTCGCATTACGCCGTTGAGCGGACCATGCCCCTGCTCGCCGATGCGGTCACGACGATACTCGCCATGATGGCAGCCGAGCTGCTGCGCTTCGGCGGGCTCTTCCGCTTTCCCGATTACGCGTATCCCACCGTGTATATCGCCGTCGTCGCCATCATGTGGACGGGGATGTTCATCGCCGGCTCATATACCAGGGAGCAGCACAGAATTGTTCGTTCCGGACTCGGCGTCCTCCTTGCATTCCTCATCCTCTCCTCGCTTACCTACTTTTTCAAGGACTGGCAGTTCAGTCGCATGGTGGTACTCATTGCGGGCGGACTCAATCTCGCCCTCATTCCCGGCAGGCGGATTCTCGCGGGGATTTTTTCACCGGGCATGCGCGAACAACCCGTGACGGGCCGGCGCACGTTGCTCGTGGGACGCAACGAAGAATCGCTCGAGGTGCTCAACAAGCTGAAATCGCTCGACAACCAGAGCTATGACATTGTCGGTCTGATCGATCTGCACCGGCGCGAAATCGGCAATCGGTATTTTGGCGTCGAAGTCATCGGAAGCGTGGAAAACATCGGGAAAGTCATCGATGAGAACAATGTGACCGACGTCATTATCGGTCCCGGTGTCCTGAGCTACACAGCCATCCTTTCGATGATCAGCCGCACCCGCGGCAAGGCCGTGCACTACCGCATCGTACCGCGCACGAAGGAGTTCATTATCGGCAAGGCGCGGGTCGATCAGCTGACCAGCGTTCCACTGCTCGATTTCGAGTACAATCTCATGAAATCCTCGAATCGCTTCTTCAAGCGGCTGATGGATATTGCTTTGTCTTTCCCCGGAATCCTGCTAATTTATCCTTTCACCGCTCTGCTGACGGACAAACAGAACCCCGGAGCTGCAGCTCGCTTCGTTCTTGGGCTGCCTTCCGTGCTTCGCGGGACGAAAAGCCTGGTCGGATACGATCCCGACCATGCGGACACGCTCCCCGAGGTCTATCTCGGCAAGCCCGGTCTGACCGGTCTTGCCCAGCTCCGCGGAAAGACGCTTTCAGAAGATGAAATACTCAGCTCGGTGATACAGTATGTTCGTGATTATTCGGTTTTCCTCGATATGGAAATTCTGATACGAACCCTGATGTTATCATTCATGAGACGAAACAAGACGCGATAA
- a CDS encoding acetyl-CoA carboxylase carboxyltransferase subunit alpha, producing the protein MAKTVLDFERPIVELEQKIIEMRSVIDDLELTDEIDALERRVDDLRASVYSNLTRWQKVQLARHPDRPYTLDYIRLMTSNFMELHGDRGHGDDHAIVGGFATLEDRSVMIIGHQKGRDTKSNLYRNFGMANPEGYRKALRLMKLAAKFNRPVITLVDTPGAYPGLEAEERGQAEAIARNLFEMTRLPVPIIVVVIGEGASGGALGIGVGDRILMLENTWYNVISPESCSSILWRSWEYKEQAAEALRLTAPDLLEQGIIDRIVDEPLGGAHRNHAEAAHTLKNVLLEELKGMRSQRPEQLLRNRIRKFGQMGDFSS; encoded by the coding sequence ATGGCCAAGACTGTCCTGGACTTTGAACGTCCCATTGTAGAACTCGAACAGAAAATCATCGAAATGCGCAGCGTCATTGACGATCTGGAGCTGACCGACGAAATCGATGCGCTCGAACGGCGGGTCGATGATCTGCGGGCTTCCGTGTATTCGAATCTCACGCGCTGGCAGAAAGTACAGCTCGCCCGTCATCCCGACAGGCCCTATACGCTAGATTACATCCGGCTGATGACGTCAAACTTCATGGAACTGCACGGTGACAGGGGCCATGGCGACGATCACGCCATCGTTGGGGGGTTTGCGACACTCGAAGATCGTTCGGTGATGATTATCGGACATCAGAAAGGCAGGGACACGAAGAGCAACCTGTACCGGAATTTCGGCATGGCGAACCCGGAAGGATACAGGAAAGCACTGCGCCTGATGAAGCTCGCCGCCAAATTCAACCGGCCCGTGATTACGCTCGTCGATACTCCGGGAGCCTATCCCGGGCTGGAAGCAGAAGAACGGGGACAGGCGGAGGCTATCGCCCGCAACCTCTTTGAAATGACACGGCTTCCCGTTCCCATTATTGTCGTCGTCATCGGTGAGGGTGCCTCGGGCGGCGCACTCGGGATCGGGGTGGGCGATCGCATCCTGATGCTGGAAAACACCTGGTACAATGTGATTTCGCCCGAATCCTGTTCCAGCATTCTCTGGCGCAGCTGGGAATACAAGGAACAGGCCGCGGAAGCGCTGCGTCTGACCGCCCCCGACCTGCTCGAGCAGGGCATTATCGATCGCATCGTCGACGAGCCACTGGGCGGCGCACATCGCAACCATGCGGAAGCGGCGCACACACTCAAAAACGTTCTGCTTGAGGAATTGAAGGGTATGCGGTCACAGCGTCCCGAACAGCTGCTTCGGAACCGCATCCGGAAATTCGGCCAGATGGGGGATTTCTCAAGCTGA
- a CDS encoding acyl-CoA thioesterase encodes MNSHDTSIRVRYADTDQMQIVYNGKYLEYFEVGRTELIRSLGLSYAEIEKQGIWLPLVEAHCRYHLPARYDDVLIVRSIVQELPRSSLRIEYEIMREGSDDILVSGYTVHVFFDVHRQRPARPPQFFLDAMGITDPK; translated from the coding sequence ATCAATTCACATGATACATCCATCCGGGTCCGTTATGCGGATACGGATCAGATGCAGATCGTCTACAATGGGAAGTACCTTGAGTATTTTGAAGTGGGCCGTACTGAGCTCATCCGCTCGCTCGGACTCAGTTACGCCGAAATTGAGAAACAGGGAATCTGGCTCCCACTGGTCGAGGCGCATTGCCGCTACCATCTCCCCGCACGTTACGACGATGTGCTCATAGTTCGCAGTATCGTCCAGGAGCTTCCCCGCTCCTCCCTTCGCATCGAGTACGAAATAATGCGTGAAGGCAGCGATGATATCCTGGTCTCCGGCTACACCGTTCACGTGTTCTTCGACGTCCACCGTCAGCGTCCCGCGCGTCCCCCACAGTTTTTCCTCGACGCCATGGGTATTACAGACCCGAAATAA
- a CDS encoding T9SS type A sorting domain-containing protein codes for MKATVVILGFFAGLLLSIPPLPVSAQTGYPTQVAKLASLRSGNPQNVVNAITTISQDDLAKTLYQNLYHVAGSEPSSLLEASAVAKALGFVLLVGLDSDLQTLSESSLEQKRIALQSLLLQIRTEVGCTVDEYQWHAVQLMQFCTAYDFYRAYTGTEDGVIEALLASYASSATTQLEQTFVIKNNLSLKLAASAGYAALILQGSSAVTGAQREHWLAVSMAHIEKTLWEYQSDPDGMYGYSEGPWYFRYAMMNLLPFFVTFDETSGGGSIRAEGQDYASPLRQSRYKRLFDWIATIRMPSGMLPPFEDSYMNTFFPELATLGGIPDYSNLAWENFTAAAEPANPARLSSELARSFDGRVEYLLRMSTLPSGSSDQPLVRHMPNAGYSVFRSSWDETALYFALIGKHGIARTHRSPVGSGHKQANESACMLAAGGEMLLLEPGYHSSGEREALVYSDHHNIMLVDGSGPDSTSYGSNLFGVDAWIGDTLTQGSSGMAAVTTRYQDADIERRSTVLGGRFVILRDAARSAFPRTYTQQLHGNGLVEDGTCTLHSGKQYASWTRGAMTLHAVSASPSGTLTQALVRRRHAPSSGRFAEHDALYSSLRAADAVFHTVLYPARDGEQVSTNIPVTAPGTTLIDFRTGDDQLLSLININTCAVTVDAPVFGALTTDALAFHCILDPAGRPESWMCDEGRSVLRDDVELLSSSMPVRVVWSHDECLRISIRSDAAGTLRIAVPQTVTRLTGDGIGSWSMVDGMLLLEITGGNADITAYFDGAATGVPDTHASPRALQLGSPYPQPLRADAGHINVPCTLATADHVTLSVNDMLGREVVRRRMGNHSAGNHVLSLPLQQLQPGVYFLKLSTAHTAVMRRFVIR; via the coding sequence ATGAAAGCAACAGTCGTCATACTGGGTTTTTTCGCGGGTCTCCTCCTCTCGATCCCACCTCTGCCGGTCTCGGCTCAGACCGGCTATCCTACTCAGGTCGCAAAGCTCGCATCGCTCAGGTCCGGCAACCCTCAGAATGTTGTGAACGCCATTACTACCATTTCACAAGACGACCTCGCGAAAACCCTGTACCAGAACCTCTATCACGTTGCCGGATCTGAGCCCTCCTCCCTTCTCGAAGCATCGGCGGTGGCCAAAGCCCTGGGCTTTGTGCTGCTTGTCGGACTCGACAGCGATTTGCAGACACTTTCCGAATCGTCGCTTGAGCAGAAGCGCATTGCGCTCCAATCACTGCTCCTGCAGATACGGACAGAGGTAGGATGCACCGTAGACGAATATCAATGGCATGCCGTGCAGCTCATGCAATTCTGTACGGCGTATGATTTTTATCGCGCATACACCGGCACCGAAGACGGGGTGATCGAAGCCCTGCTCGCATCTTATGCTTCTTCGGCGACGACACAGCTCGAACAGACCTTTGTCATCAAAAACAATCTCAGCCTCAAGCTTGCCGCTTCGGCCGGATACGCAGCGCTCATCCTGCAGGGAAGCAGCGCCGTCACCGGCGCGCAACGGGAACACTGGCTTGCGGTGAGCATGGCACATATAGAAAAGACATTGTGGGAATACCAGAGTGATCCGGACGGCATGTACGGATACAGCGAAGGTCCCTGGTATTTCCGCTACGCCATGATGAACCTCCTGCCCTTTTTCGTCACCTTCGATGAAACCTCGGGTGGCGGGAGTATTCGTGCTGAAGGACAGGACTACGCGAGTCCCTTACGGCAAAGCCGCTACAAGCGTTTATTCGACTGGATCGCCACCATCCGCATGCCCTCGGGCATGCTTCCGCCGTTTGAAGACAGCTACATGAATACTTTCTTCCCCGAGCTGGCCACACTCGGCGGAATCCCGGATTATTCCAATCTCGCCTGGGAAAATTTCACGGCCGCTGCCGAACCCGCGAATCCCGCTCGACTTTCATCTGAACTTGCACGCAGTTTCGACGGACGTGTGGAATACCTCCTTCGCATGTCCACCCTCCCTTCAGGCAGCAGCGATCAGCCACTCGTGCGGCACATGCCGAACGCAGGCTACAGTGTATTTCGCAGCAGCTGGGACGAAACGGCATTGTATTTCGCACTGATCGGCAAACATGGCATTGCACGCACGCATCGCTCTCCCGTCGGCAGCGGACATAAACAGGCGAATGAGAGTGCCTGCATGCTGGCCGCGGGCGGAGAGATGCTGCTGCTCGAGCCGGGATATCACAGCAGTGGTGAGCGTGAAGCACTGGTCTACAGTGATCACCACAATATCATGCTCGTCGACGGCTCAGGCCCCGACAGCACGAGCTACGGCAGCAATCTGTTCGGCGTCGACGCCTGGATCGGTGACACACTGACGCAGGGCAGCAGCGGCATGGCCGCAGTAACGACACGTTATCAGGACGCGGACATCGAGCGGCGCAGCACCGTGCTTGGCGGGCGCTTCGTCATACTCCGCGATGCTGCGCGTTCGGCATTCCCGAGAACATATACGCAGCAGCTGCACGGGAACGGGCTGGTCGAAGACGGGACCTGCACGCTGCATTCCGGGAAGCAGTATGCGTCCTGGACACGTGGCGCCATGACATTGCACGCCGTCAGCGCGAGTCCTTCCGGTACCCTGACACAGGCGCTCGTGCGTCGCCGGCACGCACCGTCCTCCGGCCGTTTCGCCGAGCATGACGCGCTGTACAGCAGCCTGCGTGCCGCCGATGCCGTATTCCATACCGTCCTGTACCCTGCCCGCGATGGCGAGCAGGTTTCCACGAATATCCCGGTCACCGCTCCGGGCACGACTCTTATCGATTTCCGCACGGGCGACGATCAGCTTCTATCGCTGATCAACATCAACACATGCGCTGTCACCGTCGATGCACCGGTATTCGGTGCGCTCACGACTGACGCGCTCGCGTTTCACTGCATCCTCGATCCCGCTGGCAGGCCGGAGTCATGGATGTGCGACGAAGGCAGGAGTGTCCTGAGAGACGATGTGGAGCTGCTGTCTTCGTCGATGCCCGTGCGGGTCGTCTGGTCCCACGATGAATGCCTGCGCATTTCCATCAGAAGCGACGCCGCGGGAACGCTGCGCATCGCCGTTCCTCAGACAGTCACGCGATTGACCGGCGACGGCATTGGAAGCTGGAGCATGGTTGATGGCATGCTGCTGCTCGAGATCACCGGGGGAAATGCCGATATCACGGCATACTTCGACGGCGCCGCAACCGGCGTTCCGGATACGCATGCATCCCCGCGTGCGCTGCAGCTCGGCAGCCCATATCCGCAGCCTCTGCGTGCTGACGCAGGACACATCAATGTTCCCTGCACGCTCGCTACTGCGGATCACGTTACACTTTCCGTCAACGACATGCTTGGCAGAGAAGTCGTGCGACGTCGCATGGGAAATCACTCCGCAGGAAATCATGTCCTGTCCCTGCCGCTGCAGCAGCTGCAGCCGGGCGTGTATTTCCTCAAACTCTCGACCGCTCACACCGCGGTGATGCGTCGATTCGTCATCAGGTAA